CGGTGCATCAGGACTCCGAACTTCAGGAGCCCGACGGTCACAACCTGAAGCTGCTCTGGTCCGACTTCTTGGGCGCGATCGAGCAGGGGAGTCAGGCGGTGGCTCGGATAGAGGTGGCTCACCGCGCCTCGGTGCTTCCCTTGTTGGGGATGATTTCCTGGCGCACCGGTCGCAGCCTCGAATGGGATGGCGGTAAGGAGCAGATTGTGGGGGATCCCGAAGCCAGCAAGTTGCTGAGCCGGCCCTACCGCGGTTCCTGGGTGTACCCCGTTTCCTGACGGATATCCGTCTTTTCAAATGAGCTCAGGCTGCTAGGTTCACTGCGATGTCAGTCTATAAACGTTCAATCTGGGTTGCGATGGGCTGGTTGGCCGGGGCCATGGTGCTGTCGTCGGCCGAGCGTACCATCGATTTCACCGGCATTCCCATCAATGAGCCGCCTGCCGGGTTCCGGGCGGTGTTGGGAGGTTCGGGGGCCGCAGGGGATTGGCGGGTGATCGAGGCGGAGGTGCCCTCCGCTCTGCCGAGTTTAACCGGGCAATCCTCGCGGAAGGCGAATCGCCGGGCGCTGGCCCAGCTTTCCCGCGATCCGGTCGACGAACGTTTTCCGATGCTTCTCTACGACGGCGAGATCTATGGCGACTTCACCGCCACGGTCCAGATCAAGATGCTGGAAGGAGAGAAGGAGCAGATGGCGGGGCTCGCCTTTCGCGTGCAGGACGAAAAGAACTACTATTATGTCCGAGCCAGTGCCCTGGGTGGGAGCCTCTATTTTTTCAAAGTCGTGGGCGGTGTTCGCAGTGCGCCGATTGGGAGCCGAATCGAGATTCCGCGCGGGGTGTGGCATGAACTGAAGATCGAATGTCGTGGCAACAAGATCCGGGTCGGCTTCAACGGGAAGGAAGCGATTCCAGAGCTGACGGACAAGTCCTTCACGCGGGGTAAGATTGGGTTTTGGACCAAATCGGATTCGCTGAGTCACTTTGCCAATCTGCATCTGAACTACACCCCGCTCGAGATCCTTGCTCAGGCGCTCCTGCGCGATGCCATGGCCAAGTACACCCGTGTGGAAAAGATGAAGATCTTTTCCACCGGCACGAATGATCCAACCATCAAGGTCGTGGCTGCCTCAAACCCGGAGGACCTGGGAGCATTGGGAGGCAAGGTGGAGCAGGACGTTCTGGAGCGGAGCAAGGTATACCACTCCAAGATCGATCGAACTGTGACGATGACGATGCCCATGCATGACGCCAATGGGGACACGGTGGCGGCTGTGATGCTGGTGATGAAGAGCTTTCCCGGTGAGACTGAGAAAACGGCCGTCACCCGGGCGATCCCCATCATCAAGCTGATGGAGGATCGGGTCCGCTCGCATACGGATTTGTTGAACTGATGTCCAAGCTGATTACTCATCGGGAAGGCCACTACCAGTTTCTGACGGGGATCGACCCTTATTCCTGCGGTGTTGTTGCCACCCCCGGTCAGGAGATCGTCCACGTAACGCTTCGGCGGCGTCTACCGTGGCGGGAAGGTTTTGAGCGGGTGGATCGGTTCTTGGCGGACCAGAAACTCCCGCGCACTGCGCTTTGCGCCATGGAGCTGCGCTCTCCTGCTCCATTTACCATGGCGGGATTCATCGACTTCAACCGAGGCTATTGCGCGGTGCTGGACGCCTGGGGGTTGAAGGTGGACCAGCTGAATCCACTGGCTCGAACGAATGTGGCTCCGGTTTACGACCTCCCGGAAACTCCGTCGCTCCATGGATTCTCTTTCGTTCGTCCTCAAGCTGGTTTGAGCCAGCGGACCTTTGTGGTCGCGGGAGCGGGGGAACTGCGCGAAGGCACGCTGGATGCGCGTGGGATCATTCGCTGCGGCGAGGTTTCGGCGGAGGCCATGCACGAAAAAGCCCGGTATGTATTGGAGGTCATGGATGAGCGGTTGCATGGTTTGGGAGCCGAATGGGATCAAATAACTGCGGTCAACATCTACACGGTCCATCCTCTGGACACCCAGCTCCGAGCGTTGCTCGTTCAAAAGCTGGGGCTCGCGCTCCAGCGCGGAATTGTGTGGCACTGGACGCGTCCTCCGGTGCAGGACATCGAATTTGAGATGGACCTGCGCGGCGTGGTGACGGAGTGGGTGATTTAGCCCAGGCCGTCGGACTTGTCCTCACCCCGACTCCGAGTCGGGGCTGTGGGCCCCGATTGTTCAGAGTTTTCTCTTCGGAAACGTCGCGACAGGCTGCTAGTCCGGAAGTTTAGCCATCTGTTCGAGAGTCATCCTCCCGGCTACCTGGAGTTCGGCGCCGCGAACTTTGAGCAGCTCTTCTCGAAGCAGTTTTGCACTTGCGAGCGTCTCAGCCTCTTTGAGGGGATCCTCGCCGGTTCCGATTCGGAGCGCCTGAAGGATATCGAAACACGTGATGTCATTGAGTGGGCGGGCTGGGACATAGCCGGTCTGCTCCTGATTGACCTGGGCGAGCATGCGTCCTTCCACCAGCTGCTCCACGATTTGGGTGGCCAGCCGAGTTGGGACACCGAGATCTTCGGCCATCTGCGCCGTAGGTGGGGAGATGCCGCCTTTTTGGAAGGCTCGCGCGGCGAGGATCATGAGGCGCAGCGCGACAAATTCGCGTCCGGCGGGATTGAAATCCTGGAGCTGCTTTTCCTGGTAGTACACTCGGCGGTTTTGAAACACATACGCGACCTGCGCGCCAAAGAGGAGAATCATCCAGCTGAGGTAAAGGCCGATCATGACCAACGGAACCAATCCGAGGCTCCCATACACGTAACTGTTGCTCACGACACGCGAGGCGTAGAAGACACTGAGCAGATTGTTGAGCTGCCAGAGAGTGCCGCCCACGAGGCCTCCGACGAGCGACGCTTGCCAGTCGATGCGCGTGTGCGGCATCACCTGATAGAAGGCCGTGAAAGCGCCCGTGAGGATCAAAAAGGGAAGGAACCGAAAGCAAAAGGTGACAACATCTCCCATGCCTAAGGGCAGATTGGCCAGAACATCCTTGGTGGTTTGGAGATAGGGGCTGCCGGTGAGCGCGATGGCAGCGACCAGCAAGATCGGACCCAGCGTGAGGGCTGCCCAGTAGTGAACGATCCGAGACATCCACGAGCGGCCTTGGGTGACTCCCCAGATGTCATTGAATGTATTTTCGATGCGCACGAGCATGCCGATTCCGACGGCCAGGAGCGCCACCACGCCGGTGGCACCCAGCGCCCCGCTCCGGGTGTTGCGCACAAACTCCTGAATCTTGACCGCAATCTCCTTGCTGGCGGCGGCGATCTTGGGGTCGGTCGCCAATTGTCCAAAGGCGGTTTTGGTTTCGGGAGTGATGGTTGAGATGAACTGTTGGATGAAGGCCGAGATTCGTTCCTCGCCTTCCTGCTTCATGAGGCCGCTGGTCACGCTGATCACCACCGCGAAGACGGGAACTAGCGCGAGGAGATTGGAGTAGGCCAGTGCGGAGGCGCGGACGGGGCATCGATTGGCGATGAAACCCTCGACCACGACCGTCCAGAACAGCACAAAACGATGTCGCAGTGACGTGGAGGCTTGGCTCAAGGGATCCGCGTTGGCCTGCTCAAGGACGGCGGCGGATGCTTGGTTGCCGTTGGCACCAGCGGGATCTGTTCTGCGATCGTCGGCCATTGACAGCAGCTTAGTCAGCGCGGATTAAAGAGCAAGGTCTAGGAGACCGGCATCCGAAACGCGAGCGGGGGGACGAGGGTCAAGAGCTTCTCACTTTGGACCGCG
This is a stretch of genomic DNA from Verrucomicrobiales bacterium. It encodes these proteins:
- a CDS encoding DUF1080 domain-containing protein — its product is MSVYKRSIWVAMGWLAGAMVLSSAERTIDFTGIPINEPPAGFRAVLGGSGAAGDWRVIEAEVPSALPSLTGQSSRKANRRALAQLSRDPVDERFPMLLYDGEIYGDFTATVQIKMLEGEKEQMAGLAFRVQDEKNYYYVRASALGGSLYFFKVVGGVRSAPIGSRIEIPRGVWHELKIECRGNKIRVGFNGKEAIPELTDKSFTRGKIGFWTKSDSLSHFANLHLNYTPLEILAQALLRDAMAKYTRVEKMKIFSTGTNDPTIKVVAASNPEDLGALGGKVEQDVLERSKVYHSKIDRTVTMTMPMHDANGDTVAAVMLVMKSFPGETEKTAVTRAIPIIKLMEDRVRSHTDLLN
- a CDS encoding YihY family inner membrane protein; translation: MADDRRTDPAGANGNQASAAVLEQANADPLSQASTSLRHRFVLFWTVVVEGFIANRCPVRASALAYSNLLALVPVFAVVISVTSGLMKQEGEERISAFIQQFISTITPETKTAFGQLATDPKIAAASKEIAVKIQEFVRNTRSGALGATGVVALLAVGIGMLVRIENTFNDIWGVTQGRSWMSRIVHYWAALTLGPILLVAAIALTGSPYLQTTKDVLANLPLGMGDVVTFCFRFLPFLILTGAFTAFYQVMPHTRIDWQASLVGGLVGGTLWQLNNLLSVFYASRVVSNSYVYGSLGLVPLVMIGLYLSWMILLFGAQVAYVFQNRRVYYQEKQLQDFNPAGREFVALRLMILAARAFQKGGISPPTAQMAEDLGVPTRLATQIVEQLVEGRMLAQVNQEQTGYVPARPLNDITCFDILQALRIGTGEDPLKEAETLASAKLLREELLKVRGAELQVAGRMTLEQMAKLPD